A stretch of Acidimicrobiales bacterium DNA encodes these proteins:
- a CDS encoding acetyl-CoA carboxylase biotin carboxylase subunit, whose protein sequence is MFTKVLIANRGEIAVRVIRACRELGVATVAVYSDLDRDALHVRLADEAYALGGQTAAESYLDTEAILDAIEKSGADAVHPGYGFFSENADFARAITDRGVAFIGPRPEAIEVMGDKISAREAAEKVGVQGVPGTTDLLTDASQIVAFGDEHGWPIAIKAAYGGGGRGMKVVKNADEAADQLASAQREALSYFGRDECYMERYLTKPRHVEVQILADSHGNCVYLGTRDCSAQRRHQKLIEEAPAAGIPDDIIEQMGAAAVAVAQGCDYVNAGTVEFLYEDGGFHYLEMNTRLQVEHPASELITGVDLVEQQLRIASGEALPFTQDDIEIRGHAIEVRINAEDPAGGAFLPSPGPITSLRTPDGFGTRFDTGYESGDEISQYYDNLVGKLIVWGKDRPTAIARALRALGELEVEGVATTIPADIAILEHPDFAANEHSTKWVEETLDLTGVGAAPTGSADEDDTPKVKRDLDVEVNGKRFSVSMWVPESAPAAGGGGPARPRRSGGGSGGGGAGSGDVAVPMQGTIVKVVVAVGDEVEVGDPIVVLEAMKMENNVNAEKAGTVSEIRVSEGDSVGGGDVVAVIE, encoded by the coding sequence GTGTTCACCAAGGTCCTGATCGCCAACCGCGGCGAAATCGCCGTCCGCGTCATTCGTGCTTGCCGCGAACTCGGCGTTGCGACGGTCGCCGTCTACTCCGACCTCGATCGAGACGCGCTCCACGTGCGCCTCGCCGACGAGGCCTACGCCCTCGGCGGGCAGACCGCGGCGGAGTCGTACCTCGACACCGAAGCGATTCTGGACGCCATCGAGAAGAGCGGGGCCGACGCCGTCCACCCGGGCTACGGGTTCTTCTCCGAGAACGCCGACTTCGCCCGCGCGATCACCGATCGCGGCGTGGCGTTCATCGGCCCGCGCCCCGAAGCCATCGAAGTCATGGGCGACAAGATCTCGGCCCGCGAGGCGGCGGAGAAGGTCGGCGTGCAGGGCGTGCCCGGCACCACGGACCTGCTGACGGACGCATCCCAGATCGTCGCGTTCGGCGACGAACACGGCTGGCCCATCGCCATCAAGGCCGCCTACGGCGGTGGCGGACGGGGCATGAAGGTCGTGAAGAACGCCGACGAGGCGGCCGACCAGCTCGCGTCGGCCCAGCGCGAGGCGCTCTCCTACTTCGGCCGCGACGAGTGCTACATGGAGCGCTATCTCACCAAGCCGCGCCACGTGGAGGTGCAGATCCTCGCCGACAGCCACGGCAACTGCGTCTACCTCGGCACCCGCGACTGCTCGGCCCAGCGCCGGCACCAGAAGCTCATCGAAGAGGCGCCGGCGGCCGGCATCCCCGACGACATCATCGAACAGATGGGCGCGGCCGCGGTCGCCGTCGCCCAGGGCTGCGACTACGTCAACGCCGGCACCGTCGAGTTCCTCTACGAGGACGGCGGCTTCCACTATCTCGAGATGAACACCCGGCTCCAGGTCGAGCACCCGGCCTCCGAACTCATCACCGGCGTCGACCTCGTCGAGCAGCAGCTCCGGATCGCATCCGGCGAAGCCCTGCCGTTCACCCAGGACGACATCGAGATCCGGGGCCACGCGATCGAGGTGCGGATCAACGCCGAGGATCCCGCCGGCGGCGCGTTCCTGCCCTCGCCCGGCCCCATCACCTCGCTCCGGACGCCGGACGGCTTCGGCACCCGGTTCGACACCGGCTACGAATCCGGCGACGAGATCAGCCAGTACTACGACAATCTCGTCGGCAAGCTCATCGTGTGGGGCAAGGACCGCCCGACCGCGATCGCCCGGGCGCTGCGCGCGCTCGGCGAACTCGAGGTCGAAGGCGTGGCGACCACGATTCCGGCCGACATCGCGATCCTCGAGCATCCCGACTTCGCGGCCAATGAACACAGCACGAAGTGGGTCGAGGAGACACTCGACCTCACCGGCGTGGGCGCGGCGCCCACCGGGTCCGCGGACGAGGACGACACGCCGAAGGTCAAGCGCGACCTCGACGTGGAGGTCAACGGCAAGCGCTTCTCCGTCTCCATGTGGGTCCCCGAGTCCGCGCCGGCCGCGGGCGGCGGTGGCCCCGCCCGTCCGAGGCGCTCGGGTGGTGGCTCCGGTGGCGGTGGTGCCGGTTCGGGCGACGTCGCCGTCCCGATGCAGGGAACCATCGTCAAGGTCGTCGTGGCCGTGGGCGACGAGGTCGAGGTCGGCGATCCGATCGTCGTGCTCGAGGCGATGAAGATGGAGAACAACGTCAACGCCGAGAAGGCCGGCACCGTCTCCGAGATCCGCGTGAGCGAGGGCGACTCGGTCGGCGGCGGCGACGTCGTCGCCGTGATCGAGTAG
- a CDS encoding biotin--[acetyl-CoA-carboxylase] ligase, with protein sequence MDPTRATCADRFLPESAAVAAALGPGPLGHVEVTGSTNADLAAEARAGDGGGAVLVADHQTAGRGRLDRTWVDEPGSALLVSLRVPTTPAAAAAVVAAVGAAARAAADGHCPDAVRAKWPNDLVVEDGAAPGKLAGVLAEFVDGDRPCVIVGVGINVGPAARPPGATSIAACGGAVTRDALLADLLRELPARLADPMAVAAEMRSNSATLGSRVRVELPDGADLVGSATDITAEGHLVVLGDDGASHTVATGDVIHLRPA encoded by the coding sequence ATGGACCCGACCCGTGCGACATGTGCTGACCGGTTTCTCCCGGAGAGCGCGGCCGTCGCGGCGGCGCTGGGGCCGGGTCCGCTGGGTCATGTCGAGGTGACGGGTTCGACCAACGCCGACCTCGCGGCGGAGGCCCGGGCCGGCGACGGGGGTGGGGCGGTGCTCGTGGCCGATCATCAGACCGCCGGTCGGGGTCGCCTCGACCGCACCTGGGTCGACGAACCGGGTTCGGCTCTGCTGGTCAGCCTCCGGGTGCCGACGACACCGGCGGCTGCTGCCGCGGTGGTCGCGGCCGTGGGAGCGGCCGCCCGCGCCGCGGCGGACGGACACTGCCCTGACGCGGTGCGGGCGAAGTGGCCCAACGACCTGGTCGTCGAGGACGGCGCCGCTCCCGGCAAGCTCGCCGGGGTCCTGGCGGAGTTCGTGGACGGTGACCGCCCCTGTGTGATCGTCGGCGTCGGGATCAACGTCGGCCCCGCCGCGCGTCCGCCCGGCGCGACGTCGATCGCCGCCTGCGGGGGCGCGGTCACCCGCGACGCCCTGCTCGCCGACCTCCTGCGGGAGCTGCCCGCGCGCCTGGCCGACCCGATGGCCGTCGCCGCCGAGATGCGGAGCAATTCGGCCACCCTCGGTTCCCGGGTCCGGGTGGAGCTCCCGGACGGCGCGGACCTGGTCGGGTCAGCGACGGACATCACCGCGGAGGGACATCTCGTGGTGCTCGGCGACGACGGCGCGTCCCACACCGTCGCCACGGGCGACGTCATCCATCTCCGACCGGCATAG
- a CDS encoding LCP family protein, which yields MSGTGTVVLRRTWPQRIVILATLGVIGSALAAAWFIDDVYQSVSEIGRVEISGEILLTDTDPGEPVNFLLIGTDSALGLDPDDPVLQFREFDEQGRFFADSITILRVNPETGQAWVVSLPRDLLVEHNGQRKINSVYLVEGPPGLVEAVSDNFEIPINHFVSLDFLGFREVVDQLDGIPVWFDNPARDWKPEGVPGSGLNIPTAGCHMLDGVQALQYVRSRWYQELIDGEWTYLGNADFGRIERQQDFLVLALDRAIDRGARDPTSLSAMIEAGANSIVLDGELTVAELIDLGEAFSDFNAENLERLTVDVATIFNGDVYEGEVLTGARNDEVFAIFRGASDLVRPLDVIFDLYAATPEQALQLQVELEAQDFAIDDLFELDPSEDGNIVVHPPGLRAHAETIAQYLLPIPRLVEDPDATEISVVIGAQHEQILFLFPHPAVKVQSTVAALGDGPIPDLEAASAVADTTSTTSASTTSTTSTTTTTSTTSTTTTTTPTTTTRAGVIGQAPEGESCG from the coding sequence ATGTCCGGAACCGGCACGGTGGTCCTTCGACGGACCTGGCCTCAGCGCATCGTCATCCTCGCCACGCTGGGTGTGATCGGTAGCGCCCTTGCCGCGGCCTGGTTCATCGACGACGTGTACCAATCCGTGTCCGAGATCGGGCGGGTGGAGATCTCCGGTGAGATCCTCCTCACCGACACGGATCCGGGCGAGCCGGTGAACTTCCTGCTGATCGGCACCGACAGCGCCCTCGGTCTCGACCCGGACGATCCGGTCCTGCAGTTCCGCGAGTTCGACGAGCAGGGTCGCTTCTTCGCGGACAGCATCACGATCCTGCGGGTCAACCCCGAGACCGGGCAGGCGTGGGTCGTCTCGCTTCCCCGTGACCTGCTCGTCGAACACAACGGTCAGCGCAAGATCAACTCGGTGTACCTCGTGGAGGGTCCGCCCGGGCTGGTCGAGGCGGTCTCGGACAATTTCGAGATCCCGATCAACCATTTCGTCTCGCTCGACTTCCTCGGGTTCCGCGAGGTGGTCGACCAACTCGACGGCATCCCGGTGTGGTTCGACAATCCCGCCCGGGACTGGAAGCCGGAGGGCGTCCCCGGTAGTGGGTTGAACATCCCCACGGCCGGCTGTCACATGCTCGACGGCGTGCAGGCGCTCCAGTACGTGCGCTCGCGCTGGTATCAGGAGCTGATCGACGGGGAGTGGACCTATCTCGGCAACGCCGACTTCGGGCGCATCGAGCGCCAGCAGGACTTCCTCGTGCTCGCCCTCGACCGGGCGATCGATCGCGGGGCGCGCGACCCGACGTCGCTCTCGGCGATGATCGAGGCGGGAGCGAACAGCATCGTTCTCGACGGCGAGTTGACGGTCGCCGAACTGATCGACCTGGGTGAGGCGTTCAGCGACTTCAACGCCGAGAACCTCGAACGCCTGACCGTCGACGTGGCGACGATCTTCAACGGTGACGTGTACGAGGGCGAGGTGCTCACCGGCGCTCGCAACGACGAGGTGTTCGCGATCTTCCGCGGCGCATCGGACCTCGTCCGGCCCCTCGATGTGATCTTCGATCTCTACGCGGCGACGCCCGAGCAGGCGCTCCAGCTGCAGGTCGAGCTCGAGGCGCAGGACTTCGCGATCGACGATCTGTTCGAACTGGATCCGTCCGAGGACGGGAACATCGTCGTGCACCCGCCCGGCCTGCGGGCCCACGCCGAGACGATCGCCCAGTACCTGCTGCCGATACCCCGGTTGGTCGAGGACCCGGATGCGACCGAGATCTCGGTGGTCATCGGCGCGCAGCACGAGCAGATCCTGTTTCTGTTCCCCCACCCGGCCGTGAAGGTGCAGTCCACCGTCGCGGCGCTGGGCGACGGCCCGATCCCGGACCTCGAGGCGGCATCGGCCGTCGCCGACACGACCTCCACGACCAGTGCGTCGACGACCTCCACGACGTCGACCACGACCACGACGAGCACGACGTCGACCACCACCACCACGACGCCGACGACCACGACGAGAGCCGGCGTGATCGGTCAGGCCCCCGAGGGCGAGTCCTGCGGCTGA
- a CDS encoding UDP-glucose/GDP-mannose dehydrogenase family protein, giving the protein MTSKIAVIGTGYVGLTTGACFAHLGHEVICADIVPEKVEMLREGEVPIHEAGLPELVRDGIDSGRLSFVLGAEHAVGDADFVYLCVPTPQSADGSADLSYLQSAAAEISPHLQVGTVVVNKSTVPVGSTRLVEQAMQRSDIPVVSNPEFLREGTAVDDFLNPDRVVIGADDQAAAGRVASLYLGVRAPVMVTDPASAETCKYAANAFLATKLSFTNAIAAVCEAVGADVNDVLLGMGYDHRIGHEFLRPGPGWGGSCFPKDSRAIISIAEDAGYDFALMRGVVTVNEEQFERIVRKVGSVTQLDGATVAMLGLAFKAGTDDIRESPALAVARRLIAAGATVRGYDPAVKSVDIDGLDVVDDAYAACEGANALVVATEWDDFKWLDLDKIADSMAEKHVIDARNLLDRGAVRRRGFTYQGVGRN; this is encoded by the coding sequence ATGACGAGCAAAATCGCGGTGATCGGCACCGGCTACGTGGGTCTCACGACCGGGGCGTGTTTCGCCCATCTCGGACACGAGGTGATCTGTGCGGACATCGTGCCCGAGAAGGTCGAGATGCTGCGCGAGGGCGAGGTGCCCATCCACGAGGCGGGGCTGCCCGAGCTCGTGCGCGACGGGATCGACTCGGGTCGGCTGTCCTTCGTCCTCGGCGCCGAGCACGCCGTCGGCGACGCCGATTTCGTGTACCTGTGCGTGCCGACGCCCCAGTCCGCCGACGGGTCGGCGGATCTGTCCTATCTCCAGTCGGCCGCCGCCGAGATCAGCCCCCACCTCCAGGTGGGCACGGTCGTCGTGAACAAGTCCACCGTGCCGGTCGGCTCCACCCGTCTCGTCGAGCAGGCGATGCAACGCTCCGACATCCCGGTCGTCTCCAACCCCGAGTTCCTCCGTGAGGGCACGGCGGTGGACGACTTCCTCAACCCCGACCGCGTCGTCATCGGGGCCGACGACCAGGCCGCCGCCGGCCGCGTCGCCTCGCTCTACCTGGGCGTACGGGCGCCCGTGATGGTCACCGACCCCGCATCGGCGGAGACCTGCAAGTACGCCGCCAACGCCTTCCTCGCCACGAAGCTCTCGTTCACCAACGCCATCGCGGCGGTGTGTGAGGCCGTCGGCGCGGACGTCAACGACGTGCTCCTCGGCATGGGCTACGACCACCGGATCGGTCACGAGTTCCTGCGACCCGGGCCCGGCTGGGGCGGGTCGTGCTTCCCGAAGGACTCGCGGGCGATCATCTCGATCGCCGAGGATGCCGGCTACGACTTCGCCCTCATGCGCGGTGTGGTCACCGTCAACGAGGAGCAGTTCGAGCGGATCGTCCGCAAGGTGGGTTCGGTCACGCAGCTCGACGGCGCGACGGTCGCGATGCTCGGTCTGGCGTTCAAGGCCGGCACCGACGACATCCGCGAATCACCCGCCCTCGCGGTTGCCCGCCGGCTGATCGCCGCCGGCGCCACGGTTCGGGGCTACGACCCCGCGGTGAAGTCCGTGGACATCGACGGTCTCGACGTCGTCGACGATGCCTACGCCGCGTGTGAGGGCGCCAACGCGCTCGTCGTCGCCACCGAGTGGGACGACTTCAAGTGGCTCGACCTCGACAAGATCGCCGATTCGATGGCGGAGAAGCACGTGATCGATGCCCGCAACCTGCTCGACCGCGGTGCGGTCCGGCGGCGCGGCTTCACCTACCAGGGCGTCGGGCGCAACTGA
- a CDS encoding UDP-glucuronic acid decarboxylase family protein, whose amino-acid sequence MARVVVTGGAGFLGSHLCDRLLDRGDEVVCIDNLVTGDLANVAHLRDNERFGFREHDVSNYIDVEGHVDAVLHFASPASPIDYLEMPIQTLKVGSLGTHNTLGLAKAKGATFFLASTSEVYGDPHQHPQQETYWGNVNPVGPRGVYDEAKRFAEAMTMAYHRYHGLDTRIVRIFNTYGPRMRPNDGRVVSNFIVQALRGDDLTVYGDGSQSRSFCYVDDEVRGLLALLDSDEHDPVNIGNPHEFTVAELAATVVDIVDSPSAIVHRPLPVDDPTQRCPDITRARELLGWTPVVQLREGIERTAAHIEGILAAS is encoded by the coding sequence ATGGCCCGAGTGGTCGTCACGGGTGGCGCCGGTTTCCTCGGTTCCCATCTGTGTGATCGCCTGCTCGACCGGGGTGACGAGGTCGTCTGCATCGACAACCTCGTCACCGGCGACCTCGCCAACGTCGCCCACCTTCGGGACAACGAGCGGTTCGGCTTCCGCGAGCACGACGTGTCCAACTACATCGACGTGGAAGGGCATGTGGACGCGGTCCTGCACTTCGCGAGCCCGGCCTCGCCGATCGATTATCTCGAGATGCCGATCCAGACCCTGAAGGTCGGCTCGCTCGGCACCCACAACACGCTCGGGCTCGCCAAGGCGAAGGGGGCGACCTTCTTCCTCGCCTCGACGTCGGAGGTCTACGGCGACCCGCATCAACATCCACAACAGGAGACGTACTGGGGCAACGTGAACCCGGTCGGCCCCCGCGGCGTGTACGACGAGGCGAAGCGGTTCGCCGAGGCGATGACGATGGCGTACCACCGCTACCACGGCCTCGACACGCGGATCGTGCGCATCTTCAACACCTACGGTCCGCGGATGCGTCCCAACGACGGCCGGGTGGTCTCGAACTTCATCGTCCAGGCCCTGCGGGGCGACGACCTCACCGTCTACGGCGACGGCAGCCAGTCCCGCAGCTTCTGCTATGTCGACGACGAGGTCCGTGGCCTGCTGGCCCTGTTGGACAGCGACGAGCACGACCCGGTCAACATCGGCAATCCCCACGAGTTCACCGTCGCCGAGCTCGCCGCCACCGTGGTCGACATCGTGGATTCGCCGTCAGCCATCGTGCACCGGCCGCTCCCGGTCGACGACCCCACGCAGCGGTGCCCCGACATCACGCGGGCCCGCGAGCTCCTCGGGTGGACGCCCGTGGTGCAGCTCCGTGAGGGCATCGAGCGCACGGCCGCCCACATCGAGGGCATCCTCGCCGCGTCCTGA
- a CDS encoding GDP-L-fucose synthase, which produces MAADFPNQRIFLTGGGGFLGQAVQRSLRARGVTDVVAPSSREVDLLDRAAADAAIAEAAPDCVIHLAARVGGIGANMENPGSLYLQNLMLGTNVIEASRAADVDKTVVVGTICSYPKHTPVPFQETSLWMGYPEETNAPYGVAKLAQLTHLQANREQYGQRGIYLMPTNLYGPGDKFHPDVSHVIPALIRKCVMAREEGAEEIEVWGTGGASREFLYVEDAAEGIVTAAERYDGAEPVNLGANREMLIKELVEIIAELSGFEGRIRWDETRPDGQPRRCVDPTRARDLFGFEAATDFRDGLAATIAWFEANRDEAEARRN; this is translated from the coding sequence ATGGCCGCCGACTTCCCGAACCAGCGCATCTTCCTGACCGGAGGCGGTGGCTTCCTCGGCCAAGCCGTCCAACGCTCGCTGCGCGCCCGGGGTGTGACCGACGTGGTGGCGCCGTCGAGCCGCGAGGTCGATCTCCTCGACCGCGCCGCGGCCGACGCTGCGATCGCCGAGGCCGCGCCGGATTGTGTCATCCATCTCGCCGCGCGAGTCGGGGGCATCGGCGCCAACATGGAGAACCCCGGTTCGCTCTACCTCCAGAACCTCATGCTCGGCACCAACGTCATCGAGGCGTCCCGCGCCGCCGATGTCGACAAGACGGTCGTGGTCGGCACGATCTGCAGCTACCCGAAACACACGCCGGTGCCGTTCCAGGAGACCTCACTCTGGATGGGCTATCCCGAGGAGACCAACGCGCCCTACGGCGTCGCCAAGCTCGCCCAGCTCACCCATCTGCAGGCGAACCGTGAGCAGTACGGCCAGCGGGGCATCTACCTCATGCCCACGAACCTCTACGGCCCGGGCGACAAGTTCCACCCGGACGTGAGCCATGTGATCCCGGCGCTGATCCGCAAGTGCGTCATGGCGCGCGAGGAAGGTGCCGAGGAGATCGAAGTGTGGGGTACGGGCGGGGCCAGCCGCGAGTTCCTCTACGTCGAGGACGCCGCCGAGGGGATCGTCACCGCGGCGGAGCGCTACGACGGGGCGGAACCGGTCAACCTCGGCGCCAACCGGGAGATGCTCATCAAGGAATTGGTCGAGATCATCGCCGAGCTCAGCGGCTTCGAGGGCCGCATCCGCTGGGACGAGACGCGCCCGGACGGCCAGCCCCGCCGCTGCGTCGATCCGACCCGGGCCCGGGACCTGTTCGGCTTCGAGGCCGCCACCGACTTCCGCGACGGGTTGGCCGCCACGATCGCCTGGTTCGAGGCCAACCGCGACGAGGCCGAAGCCCGTCGCAACTGA
- a CDS encoding glycosyltransferase family 1 protein, which produces MPRRVAAVVEQSWHRVPGGTAISTVRTLDAIARRPDWDVVGLAAWHRGAPDAVAVPTVPVVHHRLPRRALYEAWQRWRRPSVQRRTGPVDVIHATGGVVPPAGGAALVVTLHDLAFLRRPEHFTAHGVAFMMRAFALAKAEADLIIVPSESTAAECRDHGIDTNRLRVVPWGVTPASVTPIDRERVAARHGLPEDFVLWVGSAEPRKNLHGLVAAARDADLALPLVLAGPQGWDVDIGALLAESPPGTRHLGVVDPADLPALMEMATAFVYPSFQEGFGMPVLEAMAQGTAVITSRGTATEEVAGDAALLVEPEDRAALGDALRAISEDSELRGRLGGEGRARAAAFSWDTTAAVTEAVYDEAST; this is translated from the coding sequence GTGCCTCGCCGTGTCGCAGCCGTCGTCGAACAGAGTTGGCATCGCGTGCCCGGGGGCACCGCGATCTCGACCGTGCGAACGCTCGACGCGATCGCCCGCCGTCCGGACTGGGACGTGGTCGGGCTCGCCGCCTGGCATCGCGGTGCTCCGGACGCGGTGGCCGTGCCGACGGTCCCCGTGGTGCACCACCGGCTTCCCCGTCGTGCCCTCTACGAGGCCTGGCAGCGATGGCGACGGCCCTCCGTGCAGCGGCGGACCGGGCCGGTCGACGTCATCCACGCGACCGGCGGGGTTGTCCCGCCCGCCGGTGGGGCCGCCCTCGTCGTCACCCTCCACGATCTGGCCTTTCTTCGACGTCCCGAGCACTTCACCGCCCACGGCGTGGCGTTCATGATGCGGGCTTTCGCGCTCGCGAAAGCGGAGGCCGACCTGATCATCGTCCCCTCCGAATCGACCGCCGCCGAGTGCCGCGACCACGGCATCGACACCAATCGACTGCGGGTCGTGCCCTGGGGGGTGACGCCTGCGTCGGTCACCCCGATCGATCGGGAACGAGTCGCGGCCCGCCACGGGCTGCCCGAGGACTTCGTGCTGTGGGTCGGCTCGGCGGAGCCCCGCAAGAACCTGCACGGGCTCGTCGCGGCGGCCCGCGACGCCGACTTGGCGCTGCCGCTCGTGCTGGCCGGTCCGCAGGGGTGGGACGTCGACATCGGTGCGCTGCTGGCCGAATCGCCGCCCGGCACCCGCCACCTGGGCGTGGTCGATCCCGCCGACCTTCCCGCGCTCATGGAGATGGCCACGGCGTTCGTGTACCCGAGCTTCCAGGAAGGGTTCGGCATGCCGGTGCTCGAGGCCATGGCGCAGGGGACCGCGGTGATCACCAGCCGGGGGACGGCCACCGAGGAGGTCGCCGGCGACGCGGCGCTGCTCGTCGAACCCGAGGACCGGGCGGCGCTGGGGGACGCACTCCGCGCGATCTCCGAGGACAGTGAACTGCGCGGCCGCCTCGGTGGGGAGGGGCGGGCGCGGGCCGCGGCGTTCTCGTGGGACACCACGGCCGCGGTGACCGAGGCGGTCTACGACGAGGCGTCGACATGA
- a CDS encoding glycosyltransferase family 1 protein produces the protein MIRVVANLSWLVPGRVGGSEQYTVRLLRAVRDVAPDDINLGVVASSPLLDAHPDLRDVAVAELGGPMHIRPVRILAESTTVRRATAHADVVHHFGGRVPARRAPRAAHVVTVHDLQPIHLPENFSAAKRAYLRWALPRSVDRATLVMTPSMWVARTVVDEYGVDPARVRAVSSTWDTATDVDDGLAAGLGVGPVVLYPAVTHPHKEHATLIAAVRALAERRPDVRLVLTGGEGRAEAAVTAASRGAPVIRLGRVSAAQLRALLGRADVLAFPSCYEGFGLPVIEAMRARTPVVARTNGAVAEVLDGCGTLVETADPGAWADALDVALAADEATLDAAATRAEHYAPAVAAARLLDAWRVAAGSSTSR, from the coding sequence ATGATCCGCGTCGTGGCGAATCTGTCGTGGCTCGTGCCCGGCCGCGTCGGCGGCAGCGAGCAGTACACGGTGCGCCTGCTGCGAGCGGTGCGCGACGTCGCGCCGGACGACATCAACCTCGGGGTTGTCGCCTCGTCGCCCTTGCTCGACGCCCACCCGGACCTGCGGGACGTCGCGGTCGCCGAGTTGGGTGGACCGATGCACATCCGCCCGGTCCGGATCCTCGCGGAGTCCACGACGGTTCGCCGGGCGACGGCCCATGCCGACGTGGTGCACCACTTCGGCGGTCGGGTGCCCGCCCGCCGGGCCCCGCGTGCCGCCCACGTCGTCACGGTGCACGACCTGCAACCGATCCACCTGCCCGAGAACTTCTCCGCCGCCAAGCGGGCGTACCTCCGTTGGGCACTGCCCCGCTCGGTCGACCGGGCGACGCTGGTGATGACGCCGTCGATGTGGGTCGCCCGCACGGTCGTGGACGAATACGGCGTGGACCCGGCGCGGGTGCGGGCCGTGTCGTCCACGTGGGACACGGCAACCGACGTCGACGACGGACTCGCCGCGGGACTCGGCGTCGGTCCTGTCGTGCTCTACCCGGCGGTCACCCACCCGCACAAGGAGCACGCGACGCTCATCGCCGCGGTGCGGGCCCTGGCCGAGCGGCGCCCCGATGTGCGCCTCGTCCTCACCGGCGGTGAAGGTCGGGCCGAGGCCGCCGTCACGGCTGCATCGCGCGGTGCGCCCGTGATCCGGCTCGGACGGGTCTCCGCCGCCCAGCTGCGGGCGCTGCTCGGGCGGGCCGATGTGCTGGCCTTTCCCTCGTGCTACGAAGGCTTCGGGCTCCCCGTCATCGAAGCGATGCGCGCCCGCACCCCGGTCGTCGCCCGGACGAACGGCGCCGTGGCCGAGGTGCTGGACGGCTGTGGCACGCTCGTGGAGACGGCCGATCCGGGGGCGTGGGCCGACGCACTCGACGTCGCGCTCGCCGCCGACGAGGCGACGCTGGACGCCGCGGCGACCCGGGCAGAGCACTATGCGCCGGCGGTCGCAGCCGCACGGCTCCTCGACGCGTGGCGCGTCGCCGCAGGGTCGTCGACCTCGCGCTGA
- a CDS encoding glycosyltransferase family 4 protein — protein sequence MRILVVCPHFEPDVAPTGVVITEIVHQLAAAGHELDVVTSLPWYESHAIEDGWGGRPVRRESTAWGRITRVHPFPTDKTSIPARAAGFAGFTVLATIVAVLRRRRPDVVLAMSPPLTLGLTGWVAARLRRVPYVFNIQDVFPDVAVEVGAITNPRLIRFLRWLERFTYRRADAVTVLSDDLRANVEEKLAGRGGTEVRVIPNFVDTDRITPGPRENGYRDEFGLGDRTVVMYAGNLGFSQPLELMVEAARSLQERDDLVFVVNGGGSTRPALEAAARGLTNIRFVDFQPAERLPEVLAAADIHVIALRSGLGRSSVPSKMYSILAAGRPVLASIDAGTEVQRVIDATGAGTTVPPDDAAAFRQGVLDLVDRDRATMGERGRAFVEEWVSPAGVATAYADLFEELRR from the coding sequence GTGCGCATCCTGGTCGTCTGCCCGCACTTCGAGCCCGATGTCGCGCCGACGGGCGTGGTGATCACCGAGATCGTGCACCAGCTCGCCGCGGCCGGCCACGAGCTCGACGTCGTCACGTCGCTGCCCTGGTACGAGTCGCACGCGATCGAGGACGGGTGGGGTGGGCGTCCGGTCCGGCGCGAATCGACGGCGTGGGGTCGCATCACGCGGGTCCACCCGTTTCCGACCGACAAGACGAGCATTCCCGCCCGCGCCGCGGGCTTCGCGGGGTTCACGGTGCTGGCCACGATCGTCGCCGTGCTGCGCCGTCGTCGCCCGGACGTGGTCCTGGCGATGTCGCCGCCACTCACGCTCGGGCTCACCGGCTGGGTCGCGGCCCGGCTTCGCCGCGTGCCCTACGTCTTCAACATCCAGGACGTGTTCCCCGACGTGGCCGTGGAGGTGGGCGCGATCACGAACCCGCGTCTGATCCGCTTCCTCCGGTGGCTCGAACGGTTCACCTACCGCCGCGCCGACGCGGTCACCGTGCTCAGCGACGACCTGCGGGCCAACGTCGAGGAGAAGCTCGCGGGCAGGGGCGGCACCGAGGTGCGGGTCATCCCGAATTTCGTGGACACCGACCGCATCACGCCGGGCCCGCGGGAGAACGGCTATCGCGACGAGTTCGGCCTCGGCGACAGAACCGTGGTCATGTACGCGGGCAACCTCGGGTTCAGCCAGCCGCTCGAACTCATGGTCGAGGCGGCCCGGTCGTTGCAGGAGCGCGACGACCTGGTGTTCGTCGTCAACGGTGGCGGCTCGACCCGACCGGCGCTCGAAGCGGCGGCGCGGGGGCTCACCAACATCCGCTTCGTGGATTTCCAACCCGCCGAACGGCTCCCGGAAGTGTTGGCCGCGGCGGACATCCACGTGATCGCGTTGCGGTCCGGCCTCGGGCGGTCGTCCGTGCCCTCCAAGATGTATTCGATCCTCGCCGCCGGACGCCCCGTGCTCGCCTCGATCGACGCGGGCACCGAGGTCCAGCGGGTGATCGACGCGACGGGCGCGGGCACGACGGTGCCGCCCGACGATGCGGCGGCGTTTCGCCAGGGAGTGCTCGATCTCGTCGATCGGGACCGCGCGACGATGGGGGAGCGGGGACGCGCCTTCGTGGAGGAATGGGTCTCGCCGGCCGGCGTCGCGACCGCCTACGCGGACCTCTTCGAGGAACTGCGGAGGTGA